The DNA window AACACTCCCTGCCGCGGCCACCGCCTCGGCGACCTCTACCGCGGCCGCCGCCGCGGCGGCTATATCCTCTGTATCCTCCAGCAGCTCCTCCGCCGTCACGATAACAATCCCTAGCCAGATGACCCGTTCTTCCACAGTTATAACACTCCATCCCATTACCCACACTTTCGCCTCGGTACCCACCGCCGGACCTCCCCCCTCTATAACCACTACGAACACCGCGTCTTCCTCCATGGGTGTAATTCATTGCCAGAATCATGACATCCACAGCTCTGCTTGACCCGTCTTCCTCACTTCCCACCTTGAACTCGACCCGCTGGCCCTCCCGAAGAGTCCTGAAACCATCCGACTGGATCTCCGAGAAGTGCACGAATATATCTTCGCCGCCATCATCGGTGGTGATGAAGCCGAATCCCTTCTGCCCACTGAACCATTTCACCGTCCCCGTCAATCTCCCTGTTTCCGCCATCGACTGAGGATATGCAGTACCTGGAACCTCAATTTTCACATATTATCAAGAATTTGTTGTTGAACTTGGTCGCCGATGCAATGTGTTAATAGAGAATGGTTGCCCGGATCTATGGCCCAGAATCATCGGATACTTTATCCATCTTTTGGGATTGATTTTGTCTGTGTGGATAAACACTAATGAAAGAGTGGGGACGGGGATTCAACGTCACCACACCCTCCAAATTCtctttgaaaattctaaaacatgAACATACCTAAACtgagaaaacaaaacaaacagcATTACGGATTTAGATCTACAGCAGTTGATGCTGTGCAATTTTTGCACGAGATGATCGCATGATCATCTCTGTGAACATCACACCTatgagataaatttaaaaagttgtCTGATTAAACAAGATGTTCATGTGATCATCTCGTATAAAAAGTGCACAGCACAAAGTGCTATGTTTTCAACACAGTAAGTGATCTAAATCCTAAGATTACTCGGTATTATGATGTGATCGGATAAACTATTATATCTGataattgattattttattttttaaggaTAAATTTGAGTTAACATCAACTTATAATCAAACTAACTATTACATCTTTCCTTATTTTAGTATATTTCAAGGGAATTATTTTCGATCAATCGATTTATTATGATTTCTGGGCTTTACAgatgaattaaaaataataattatttcattattttattctAGTTGATTGAGATACAAACT is part of the Primulina tabacum isolate GXHZ01 chromosome 18, ASM2559414v2, whole genome shotgun sequence genome and encodes:
- the LOC142532891 gene encoding cold shock domain-containing protein 3-like, whose amino-acid sequence is MAETGRLTGTVKWFSGQKGFGFITTDDGGEDIFVHFSEIQSDGFRTLREGQRVEFKVGSEEDGSSRAVDVMILAMNYTHGGRRGVRSGYRGGRSGGGYRGESVGNGMECYNCGRTGHLARDCYRDGGGAAGGYRGYSRRGGGRGRGRRGGGRGRECYNCGEEGHLARDCPVQQSR